In a single window of the Populus alba chromosome 16, ASM523922v2, whole genome shotgun sequence genome:
- the LOC118037508 gene encoding chlorophyll synthase, chloroplastic has protein sequence MASVLNSALSLNLSNFKRKRVRTQYLVSPLSLSLSRRRVTMGAAETDANEAKPQAPDKAPDSGGGGSSFNQLLGIKGAAKETNKWKIRLQLTKPVTWPPLVLGVVCGAAASGNFDWTLEDVAKSIVCMLMSGPLLTGYTQTINDYYDREIDAINEPYRPIPSGVISENEVITQIWILLLGGLGLAGLLDVWAGHDFPIVFYLALGGSLVSYIYSAPPLKLKQNGWIGNYALGASYISLPWWAGQALFGTLTPDIIVLTLLYSIAGLGIAIVNDFKSIEGDRLLGLQSLPVAFGAETAKWICVGAIDITQISVAGYLLGAGKPYHALALLGLIIPQVFFQFQYFLKDPVKYDVKYQASAQPFLVLGLLVTALATSH, from the exons ATGGCGTCCGTACTCAACTCAGCTCTGTCGTTGAATTTATCCAACTTTAAAAGGAAACGAGTTCGAACTCAGTATCTTGTCTCTCcgctttctctttctctctcaa GGCGGAGAGTTACGATGGGAGCCGCAGAGACAGATGCAAATgaag CAAAACCTCAGGCACCAGATAAGGCGCCGGATAGCGGTGGTGGTGGTTCCAGCTTTAACCAGCTTCTTGGCATTAAAGGAGCTGCTAAAGAAACT AATAAATGGAAGATTCGTCTTCAGCTTACAAAACCTGTTACTTGGCCTCCGTTGGTTTTGGGAGTAGTTTGTGGAGCTGCTGCTTCAG GAAACTTTGATTGGACCTTGGAGGATGTTGCCAAATCAATTGTTTGCATGCTTATGTCTGGACCACTTCTTACTGGCTATACGCAG ACGATTAATGATTACTATGACCGAGAGATTGATGCAATCAATGAACCTTATCGTCCAATTCCATCAGGGGTAATTTCCGAGAATGAG GTTATCACCCAAATCTGGATTCTGCTTCTAGGGGGCCTTGGCTTGGCTGGTTTACTGGATGTGTGG GCAGGGCATGACTTCCCTATAGTTTTTTACCTTGCTTTGGGTGGATCATTGGTTTCGTACATATACTCCGCTCCTCCTTTGAAG CTAAAACAAAATGGATGGATCGGAAACTATGCTCTGGGAGCAAGCTATATCAGTTTGCCATG GTGGGCTGGTCAAGCTTTGTTTGGGACCCTCACACCTGACATAATTGTCCTAACACTCTTGTACAGCATAGCTGGG CTAGGTATTGCTATTGTAAACGATTTTAAAAGTATTGAAGGAGATAGGCTACTTGGACTTCAG TCACTACCAGTAGCTTTTGGTGCTGAAACTGCTAAATGGATTTGTGTTGGTGCTATTGACATAACTCAAATATCCGTGGCTG GTTATCTGCTAGGAGCTGGTAAACCGTATCATGCCTTAGCCCTACTCGGTTTGATAATTCCACAAGTTTTTTTTCAG TTTCAGTACTTCCTGAAGGACCCGGTGAAGTATGATGTTAAATATCAG GCAAGCGCGCAACCTTTTCTCGTGCTTGGTTTGCTGGTGACTGCTCTGGCAACTAGCCATTAA